The following proteins are co-located in the Silene latifolia isolate original U9 population chromosome 1, ASM4854445v1, whole genome shotgun sequence genome:
- the LOC141654860 gene encoding uncharacterized protein LOC141654860 encodes MVKQRIQVRVDKRSIVPFSIGKVYKDEVLCDVVPMDACHLLLGRPWEFDRNTTHQGKENVYVFKHNGKRVTLTPLPPNQRGYGSPNMPEEVNGVLFLSEAAMIKELRQEQPVLFLLSRETNTEWNKDVPAEVQPLIKKYKEVFPAELPSGLPPLRGIEHHIDLVPGSVLPNRPAYRCDPTTTKELQHQIEELMTKGFVRESLSPRARPFTSAQERWKLEDVYDSEL; translated from the coding sequence ATGGTTAAGCAAAGGATCCAAGTGAGAGTTGACAAGCGAAGCATTGTTCCTTTTTCAATTGGGAAGGTGTACAAAGATGAAGTGTTGTGTGATGTGGTTCCTATGGATGCCTGCCATCTACTGCTAGGGAGACCATGGGAGTTtgacaggaataccactcaccagGGGAAGGAAAATGTCTATGTTTTCAAGCATAATGGAAAGAGAGTCACTCTGACTCCCTTACCACCAAACCAGAGGGGTTATGGAAGTCCTAACATGCCTGAGGAGGTTAATGGAGTACTATTTCTATCTGAGGCAGCTATGATCAAGGAGTTGAGGCAAGAACAACCTGTGTTGTTTCTCCTATCAAGGGAAACCAACACTGAATGGAACAAAGATGTGCCTGCAGAGGTTCAACCCCTAATTAAGAAGTACAAGGAGGTTTTTCCAGCTGAGTTGCCTAGTGGATTGCCACCCCTGAGAGGCATTGAGCATCACATAGACCTTGTACCTGGTTCTGTGCTTCCCAACAGGCCAGCTTACAGATGTGATCCCACAACAACTAAGGAGCTACAACATCAGATTGAAGAATTAATGACAAAGGGATTTGTAAGGGAATCATTGAGCCCCCGTGCAAGACCCTTTACTAGTGCCCAAGAAAGATGGAAGTTGGAGGATGTGTACGATAGCGAGCTATAA